A stretch of Candidatus Binatia bacterium DNA encodes these proteins:
- the ispG gene encoding flavodoxin-dependent (E)-4-hydroxy-3-methylbut-2-enyl-diphosphate synthase, which produces MTTRRKSRQIFVGNVPVGGDAPVAVQSMTTTKTEDVEATLEEISRLEEAGCEIVRVAVPRERDARVLGKIRSRMKIPLIADIHFDYRLALMALEQGVDCIRLNPGNIGSKERVREVTMAAQARRVPIRIGVNAGSLEEDLLDSYGYPTAEAMVESAMRHVRILEELDFFDIKISIKASSVPLMVEAYRKLAVACDYPLHVGVTEAGLPPGALVKSAIGIGMLLAEGIGDTIRVSLTADPVEEVVAGFDILRALNIRAKGALIIACPTCGRIEVDLFKLVDEAKARLAHIEKPITVSILGCAVNGPGEAREADIGIAGGKNGGLLIRAGKIVGKFKEGELVDALVEAVEKLVAEDDKGKDEGTLHAAG; this is translated from the coding sequence ATGACGACGAGGCGAAAGAGCCGGCAGATCTTCGTCGGCAACGTGCCGGTCGGCGGCGATGCGCCCGTCGCCGTGCAGTCGATGACGACGACGAAGACCGAGGACGTCGAGGCCACGCTCGAGGAGATCTCGCGCCTCGAAGAAGCCGGCTGCGAGATCGTCCGCGTCGCCGTCCCGCGCGAGCGCGATGCCCGCGTGCTCGGAAAAATCCGCTCGCGGATGAAAATACCGCTCATCGCCGACATCCATTTCGACTATCGGCTTGCGCTGATGGCGCTGGAGCAGGGCGTCGACTGCATCCGGCTCAATCCGGGCAATATCGGCTCGAAAGAACGCGTGCGCGAGGTCACCATGGCGGCGCAGGCACGCCGCGTGCCGATCCGCATCGGCGTCAATGCCGGCTCCCTCGAAGAAGACCTGCTCGACAGCTACGGCTACCCGACCGCCGAAGCGATGGTCGAGAGCGCGATGCGCCACGTGCGCATCCTCGAGGAGCTGGATTTCTTCGACATCAAGATCTCGATCAAGGCTTCCAGCGTGCCGCTGATGGTCGAGGCCTACCGCAAGCTCGCCGTCGCCTGCGACTACCCGCTGCACGTCGGAGTCACCGAGGCCGGACTGCCGCCGGGCGCGCTGGTCAAGTCGGCGATCGGCATCGGCATGCTGCTCGCCGAAGGAATCGGCGACACGATCCGCGTCTCGCTGACGGCCGATCCCGTCGAGGAAGTCGTCGCCGGGTTCGACATCCTGCGTGCGCTCAACATCCGCGCCAAAGGCGCGCTGATCATCGCGTGCCCTACTTGCGGGCGCATCGAAGTCGACCTGTTCAAGCTCGTCGACGAGGCCAAGGCGCGGCTTGCGCACATCGAGAAGCCGATCACGGTGTCCATCCTCGGATGCGCCGTCAACGGTCCCGGTGAGGCGCGCGAAGCCGATATCGGCATCGCCGGCGGCAAGAACGGGGGCCTGCTGATCCGCGCGGGCAAGATCGTCGGCAAGTTCAAGGAAGGGGAGCTCGTCGACGCGCTCGTGGAAGCCGTCGAGAAGCTCGTGGCCGAAGACGACAAAGGGAAAGACGAAGGCACCTTGCACGCCGCAGGCTGA
- a CDS encoding ROK family protein: MSEALPAFGFDVGGQSAKVALVSPSGDVVAQTTIATGDGTTADSLADAISATRKELCAAHSVPAGAAVGVGIAGVLGRDGALRGAPHLPLLVGCRLAELIGARTGAAAVVHNDVDCAAVAEGWGGAADGLDDYLMIAIGTGVGSGLVLGGRLRVGRSNFGCEFGHAMVVHQGRRCGCGNLGCLEAYICETAARAFADEAPNEVRERIAARREKAGGGFAQAIFELGAAGDADAEAIAAIMVDMLGAAIGSVVNVLDLETIVLGGGIAPGVLARLARLRAAMAGTLFVRAESEITILAAARGSLAGAIGAARLGMLAR, translated from the coding sequence GTGAGCGAGGCCCTTCCCGCGTTCGGCTTCGATGTCGGGGGCCAGTCGGCCAAGGTCGCGCTCGTGTCGCCGTCGGGCGACGTCGTTGCGCAGACGACGATCGCTACGGGAGACGGGACGACGGCCGATTCCCTGGCGGATGCGATTTCCGCCACCCGCAAGGAACTTTGCGCCGCACATTCGGTGCCCGCCGGTGCTGCGGTCGGTGTCGGGATCGCCGGGGTGCTCGGCAGGGACGGAGCGCTGCGAGGCGCCCCGCACCTGCCACTGCTGGTCGGCTGCCGCCTGGCAGAGCTCATCGGTGCGCGCACCGGCGCCGCGGCGGTGGTGCACAACGACGTCGATTGCGCGGCCGTCGCCGAGGGATGGGGCGGGGCGGCCGACGGACTGGACGATTACCTGATGATCGCGATCGGCACCGGCGTGGGATCCGGTCTGGTGCTCGGCGGGCGCCTTCGCGTCGGCCGCAGCAACTTCGGATGCGAATTCGGTCACGCAATGGTCGTCCACCAAGGCCGTCGCTGCGGCTGCGGCAACCTCGGATGCCTCGAGGCCTACATCTGCGAGACCGCCGCCCGCGCCTTTGCCGACGAGGCTCCGAACGAAGTTCGCGAGAGGATCGCGGCGAGACGCGAAAAAGCCGGAGGCGGCTTTGCCCAGGCGATTTTCGAGCTCGGCGCCGCCGGCGATGCCGATGCGGAGGCGATCGCCGCGATCATGGTCGACATGCTCGGCGCAGCGATCGGCTCGGTGGTCAACGTGCTCGACCTCGAGACCATCGTGCTCGGAGGGGGCATCGCCCCCGGCGTGCTCGCGCGGCTGGCGAGGCTGCGCGCCGCGATGGCCGGCACCCTGTTCGTCCGCGCAGAGTCGGAGATCACGATTCTCGCGGCAGCGCGGGGTTCTCTTGCCGGCGCCATCGGCGCCGCGCGGCTGGGCATGCTCGCGCGTTGA
- a CDS encoding flippase-like domain-containing protein: MEDDRAQARLPEPATTPPVRAPSATSPEGASLRRGATIVALALVVAYAGMSQLTGTGELRQAWNRLEWHFLVLPLLATLISYITMSLSYEGIVRAAGASIGSRDMLRITLVANTANYIFPSGGLTGFALRLVFFTKRGISAGTSVAISFTQTLLTNLMLVLFVVFGLVNLLMRGRIHGASLVAAVVATGLLGTGFTLLLVMIYSTPFRRGVLAIGARLADRLIHRVGRAATLGERVQRFFGNIEEGMALFAGRPAEMLMPSVWIFFDWLFMMGALWFAFYATGAPVNFSLIAIAFSVSSVASFVTFVPGGAGVLEGALAATLSGLGVPLGDSLLPIFLYRFCYFIVPTLVAFVLAHGAFTGEKSAEEVL; this comes from the coding sequence ATGGAAGACGATCGCGCGCAGGCGCGGCTGCCGGAGCCGGCGACGACGCCTCCGGTGCGGGCGCCGTCGGCAACGTCTCCTGAAGGGGCCAGCCTTCGGCGTGGGGCGACCATCGTCGCGCTCGCGCTCGTCGTCGCCTACGCCGGAATGTCCCAGCTCACGGGGACCGGCGAGCTTCGCCAGGCGTGGAACCGCCTCGAGTGGCACTTCCTCGTGCTGCCGCTACTGGCCACGCTGATCAGCTACATCACGATGTCGCTCTCGTACGAAGGCATCGTGCGCGCCGCGGGCGCCAGCATCGGGTCGCGCGACATGCTGCGCATCACGCTGGTCGCCAACACCGCCAACTACATTTTCCCCAGCGGTGGGCTGACCGGATTCGCGCTGCGCCTGGTCTTCTTCACCAAGCGCGGCATCTCGGCCGGCACGTCGGTTGCGATCTCGTTCACGCAGACGCTGCTGACGAACCTGATGCTCGTGCTCTTCGTCGTCTTCGGCCTCGTCAACCTGCTGATGAGGGGACGCATTCACGGGGCAAGCCTGGTTGCGGCGGTCGTCGCGACCGGACTGCTCGGGACCGGCTTCACGCTGCTGCTCGTGATGATCTACTCGACGCCGTTTCGCCGGGGCGTGCTCGCGATCGGCGCGCGCCTTGCCGACCGGCTGATCCACCGCGTCGGGCGCGCGGCGACGCTCGGCGAGCGCGTGCAGCGCTTCTTCGGGAACATCGAGGAGGGAATGGCCCTTTTCGCCGGCCGCCCCGCCGAAATGCTGATGCCGAGCGTGTGGATCTTCTTCGACTGGCTGTTCATGATGGGTGCGCTCTGGTTCGCGTTCTACGCAACCGGCGCTCCCGTCAACTTCAGCCTGATCGCGATCGCGTTCTCGGTCTCGAGCGTTGCCTCGTTCGTGACTTTCGTCCCTGGCGGCGCGGGCGTGCTCGAAGGTGCGCTGGCCGCCACCCTGTCGGGGCTCGGCGTGCCGCTCGGGGATTCGCTGCTGCCGATCTTCCTCTACCGTTTCTGTTACTTCATCGTGCCTACGCTCGTCGCGTTCGTGCTCGCGCACGGTGCCTTCACCGGCGAGAAGTCCGCCGAAGAGGTCCTGTGA
- the rpoD gene encoding RNA polymerase sigma factor RpoD, translating to MRPAHPVGPVKASAKHAPHASDKDMTAADKAVVQLIELGREQGYVTYADINRLFPPEDSSADDLKTIINLLTENDVEILQGAAEEEEAEAESSEEVDPDTFFSDDDDWVLDTSDDEQDQKEPEPEPAPALQAKTPAPGRDYSADSTDPVRMYLQEMGSVPLLSREQEVTIAKEIESGLHEVRDCVYGLPIASLYVLGLADMLKSGEIEPRDIFGDESDEERATPERDEKRLKAFLHDIATLRRLYKNYEQYIPARLSPPLPSPTQKAPRKPTPKEEKFAGAREKVAQHLIAMSLGEKHVNNIVAKLKEAREKARDYERVIRRAEKRTKRDAKQILEVVRQVSTGNANAKRKAAGNLRMSVDAAQELASAIRDSRKHISEIEKAVHMAFEDLDHFLRVIRRGEERAMLGKKALIEANLRLVVSIAKRYTNRGLGFLDLIQEGNIGLMRAVDKFEYQRGYKFSTYATWWIRQSVSRAIADQARTIRIPVHMIETINKVLRTSRYLVQQLGREPTPDEIAGQMEMPADKIRKVLKIVKEPVSLETPIGDDEESSLGDFVEDRQSVSPSDAAVALSLEEQTRKVLATLTPREEQILRMRFGIGERTDYTLEEVGQKFAVTRERIRQIEAKALRKLRNPQRARTLENFG from the coding sequence GTGCGCCCGGCGCACCCCGTTGGACCAGTGAAAGCAAGCGCCAAACACGCCCCCCACGCCTCAGACAAGGACATGACGGCAGCCGACAAGGCCGTGGTCCAGCTCATCGAGCTCGGCCGCGAGCAGGGCTACGTCACCTACGCCGACATCAATCGCCTCTTTCCCCCCGAGGATTCGTCGGCCGACGACCTCAAGACGATCATCAACCTCCTGACGGAGAACGACGTCGAGATCCTCCAGGGCGCCGCAGAAGAGGAGGAGGCCGAGGCCGAGTCCTCCGAAGAGGTCGACCCCGACACGTTCTTCTCCGACGACGACGACTGGGTGCTCGACACCAGCGACGACGAGCAGGACCAGAAGGAGCCCGAGCCCGAGCCGGCCCCCGCTCTCCAGGCCAAGACTCCGGCACCCGGCCGCGACTACAGCGCCGACAGCACCGATCCGGTGCGCATGTACCTCCAGGAGATGGGCAGCGTTCCGCTGCTGTCGCGCGAGCAGGAAGTCACGATCGCCAAGGAGATCGAGAGCGGCCTGCACGAGGTGCGCGACTGCGTCTACGGACTGCCGATCGCCTCGCTGTACGTGCTCGGCCTTGCCGACATGCTCAAGAGCGGCGAGATCGAGCCGCGCGACATCTTCGGAGACGAGAGCGACGAGGAGAGGGCGACGCCCGAGCGCGACGAGAAGCGCCTGAAGGCTTTCCTCCACGACATCGCGACGCTTCGCCGGCTTTACAAGAACTACGAGCAGTACATCCCGGCGCGCCTTTCGCCTCCGCTCCCGTCGCCCACGCAGAAAGCCCCGCGCAAGCCGACGCCGAAGGAAGAGAAGTTTGCCGGTGCGCGCGAGAAGGTGGCCCAGCACCTGATTGCGATGAGCCTCGGCGAGAAGCACGTCAACAACATCGTTGCCAAGCTCAAGGAAGCGCGCGAGAAGGCGCGCGACTACGAGCGCGTGATCCGCCGCGCCGAAAAACGCACCAAGCGCGACGCCAAGCAGATCCTCGAGGTCGTGCGCCAGGTGTCGACCGGCAACGCCAACGCCAAGCGAAAGGCCGCCGGCAACCTGAGGATGAGCGTCGATGCGGCCCAGGAGCTCGCTTCGGCGATCCGCGACTCCCGCAAGCACATCTCGGAGATCGAGAAGGCCGTGCACATGGCCTTCGAGGACCTCGACCACTTCCTGCGCGTGATCCGCCGCGGCGAAGAGCGCGCGATGCTCGGCAAGAAGGCGTTGATCGAGGCAAACCTTCGCCTCGTCGTCTCGATCGCCAAGCGCTACACCAACCGCGGGCTCGGCTTCCTCGACCTGATCCAGGAAGGAAACATCGGCCTGATGCGCGCGGTCGACAAGTTCGAGTACCAGCGCGGCTACAAGTTCTCGACGTACGCGACGTGGTGGATTCGCCAGTCGGTCAGTCGTGCGATCGCCGACCAGGCACGCACGATCCGTATCCCGGTCCACATGATCGAGACGATCAACAAGGTGCTGCGCACTTCGCGCTACCTCGTCCAGCAGCTCGGCCGCGAGCCCACGCCCGACGAGATCGCCGGCCAGATGGAAATGCCGGCGGACAAGATCCGCAAGGTGCTCAAGATCGTCAAGGAGCCGGTTTCGCTCGAAACGCCGATCGGCGACGACGAGGAGAGCTCGCTCGGCGACTTCGTCGAGGATCGCCAGTCGGTGTCTCCGTCGGACGCCGCGGTGGCGCTGAGCCTCGAGGAGCAGACGCGCAAGGTGCTGGCCACGCTCACTCCGCGCGAGGAGCAGATCCTGCGCATGCGCTTCGGCATCGGCGAGCGCACCGACTACACGCTCGAAGAGGTCGGCCAGAAGTTCGCGGTCACCCGCGAGCGCATTCGCCAGATCGAGGCCAAGGCGCTGCGCAAGCTGCGCAACCCGCAGCGGGCTCGCACGCTCGAGAACTTCGGCTGA